A single Aspergillus chevalieri M1 DNA, chromosome 3, nearly complete sequence DNA region contains:
- a CDS encoding Smr domain-containing protein (COG:L;~EggNog:ENOG410PN5B;~InterPro:IPR036063,IPR013899,IPR002625;~PFAM:PF01713,PF08590;~antiSMASH:Cluster_3.5), with product MHHEMSHMGPRAFNHDQSNDAEAEYDRLRDLARQEASKRGSCFQRSQEAYSSGDGAAAKELSEQGKAHGRKMEEYNKQASEFIFRENNANGRVAADTIDLHGQFVEEAEDILEERIKYAKQHGQNHLHVIVGKGNHSANHVQKIKPRVEKVCREMGLQYATEENAGRIYVNLTGGAADLGAVPSPYDHQHQQSSHQQYPSQQYHQQPHQQQQQQQHGGQNQQQDQVEQVVNAILPRVLRKLEKACCVVM from the exons ATGCACCACGAGATGTCCCACATGGGCCCTCGGG CCTTCAACCATGACCAAAGCAACGACGCAGAAGCCGAATATGACCGTCTCCGCGACTTAGCCAGACAAGAAGCCTCAAAGCGCGGTTCATGCTTTCAACGG TCTCAAGAAGCCTACTCCAGCGGCGATGGCGCTGCAGCCAAGGAGCTTTCAGAACAAGGTAAAGCGCACGGGCGCAAGATGGAAGAATACAACAAACAAGCGTCCGAGTTTATTTTCCGTGAAAACAACGCGAATGGTCGTGTCGCAGCGGATACTATCGATCTGCATGGGCAGTTTGttgaggaggcggaggataTCCTAGAAGAGCGGATTAAGTACGCTAAGCAACATGGGCAGAATCATCTTCATGT CATCGTCGGCAAAGGAAACCACTCCGCGAACCACGTCCAGAAAATCAAGCCCCGTGTTGAAAAGGTCTGTCGCGAGATGGGCCTGCAGTACGCCACTGAGGAAAACGCCGGTCGTATCTACGTTAATCTCACCGGCGGTGCCGCCGATCTGGGCGCCGTTCCTTCGCCTTAcgaccaccagcaccagcagtcCTCGCACCAGCAGTACCCCAGCCAGCAGTACCACCAGCAGCCgcaccaacagcaacagcaacagcagcatggCGGGCAGAACCAGCAGCAGGACCAGGTCGAGCAGGTGGTCAATGCCATCTTGCCGCGTGTGTTGCGCAAGTTGGAGAAGGCTTGCTGTGTGGTTATGTAA
- the BTS1 gene encoding FPP/GGPP synthase family protein (COG:H;~EggNog:ENOG410PG5T;~InterPro:IPR033749,IPR008949,IPR000092;~PFAM:PF00348;~SMCOG1182:Polyprenyl synthetase;~antiSMASH:Cluster_3.5;~go_process: GO:0008299 - isoprenoid biosynthetic process [Evidence IEA]), with product MRFSKQDASATNHAADMIIPNAEDYDMDSRPTKLNGGPLQTTDTSVPDSGGRHKRNRSSLDGTKHKDGQWSEENERILMGPYDYMQQHPGKDIRRQLIHAFNAWLKVPPESLTIINRVVAMLHTASLLIDDVEDNSILRRGIPVAHNIFGTAQTINSANYVYFLALQEAQKLNSPTAIDIYTQELLNLHRGQGMDLFWRETLTCPSEDEYLEMVGNKTGGLFRLAVKLMQAQSNTGKDCVSLVNVMGLIFQICDDYLNLSNTTYTKNKGLCEDLTEGKFSFPIIHSIQSDPGNHQLISILKQKTKDEEVKLYATSYMESTGSFAYTRQVVRDLRDRALTLIDEIDSSGNARGDGAMVRAILDKITETTLNEAR from the exons ATGCGATTCAGCAAACAAGACGCTTCGGCCACAAATCACGCTGCAGACATGATTATACCAAACGCTGAGGATTATGATATGGACTCTAGACCAACAAAACTAAATGGAGGGCCTCTGCAGACCACAGATACCTCTGTCCCAGACAGCGGGGGCAGACACAAGCGGAATCGGTCAAGCTTAGACGGCACCAAACATAAAGATGGACAGTGGTCGGAAGAAAATGAGCGGATTCTTATGGGGCCATACGATTATATGCAGCAACATCCAGGGAAGGATATCAGGCGGCAGCTCATCCATGCCTTCAACGCATGGCTGAAGGTCCCTCCAGAAAGCTTGACTATCATCAACAGGGTGGTGGCGATGCTTCATACAGCTTCTCTGCT TATTGACGACGTCGAAGACAACTCCATCCTCCGACGCGGAATCCCTGTAGCGCATAACATTTTTGGCACCGCGCAAACCATCAACTCCGCCAACTACGTCTACTTCCTGGCCCTCCAAGAAGCCCAGAAGCTCAACAGCCCTACTGCTATTGACATCTACACCCAAGAACTCCTAAACCTCCATCGCGGCCAAGGGATGGACCTCTTCTGGCGCGAAACCCTCACCTGCCCCAGCGAAGATGAATACCTGGAGATGGTTGGGAACAAAACCGGTGGACTTTTCAGGCTTGCAGTGAAATTGATGCAAGCTCAGAGCAACACAGGGAAAGACTGTGTGAGCTTGGTGAATGTGATGGGGTTGATATTTCAGATCTGTGATGACTATCTGAATCTCTCAAATACAACATATACCAAGAATAAGGGTCTTTGCGAGGATTTGACAGAGGGAAAGTTCTCATTCCCTATTATTCATAGTATTCAGTCAGATCCAGGGAATCACCAGCTCATCAGTATCCTGAAGCAGAAGACTAAGGATGAGGAGGTGAAGCTGTATGCCACAAGTTATATGGAGAGCACGGGGAGTTTTGCATATACGCGGCAGGTGGTTCGGGATCTTCGTGATCGGGCGTTGACTTTGATCGATGAGATCGACTCCAGTGGTAACGCACGAGGCGATGGGGCAATGGTGCGAGCTATTCTGGATAAAATTACGGAGACCACGTTAAACGAGGCTCGGTGA
- a CDS encoding cell division control protein 14 (COG:S;~EggNog:ENOG410PKM8;~InterPro:IPR012535;~PFAM:PF08045;~antiSMASH:Cluster_3.5) produces the protein METLLAHSFDYLSSYEPSKVRKGLRQVEGLLAQICLSKAKQSPIVRKRSMMGMGSPQPAARPLSEIKDDPAFREFFKLQEGFQWNVAMRLVTCLEHLLGRGSNGTNDLLILATLDLIQGALLLHPPSRTLFAREIYMNLLLDLLDPINCPAIQSTTLLTLVTALLDNPANTRTFEQLDGLFTVTSLFKQRATSREVKLKLVEFLYFYLMPETPTNLPAGANASSPGMQRRGPHLRSPKGSRQSANGSRATRTTDEKQALLGRYLNNVADLVEDLKETAPFGATVY, from the exons ATGGAGACGTTGTTGGCCCATTCGTTCGATTACCTCTCTTCATACGAGCCCAGCAAAGTGCGTAAAGGCCTGCGCCAAGTTGAAGGTCTTCTTGCACAGATATGTCTCTCCAAAGCGAAACAGTCGCCAATCGTGCGGAAAAGGTCAATGATGGGAATGGGTTCACCCCAGCCGGCTGCTAGACCGTTATCAGAGATCAAAGACGACCCTGCGTTCCGGGAGTTTTTCAAACTACAAGAAGGGTTTCAGTGGAACG TGGCGATGCGACTGGTCACTTGTCTAGAACATCTACTGGGCCGAGGGAGCAACGGCACCAACGACCTGCTCATCCTCGCAACCTTAGACCTCATCCAAGGCGCTCTTCTTCTACATCCGCCATCGCGCACCCTCTTCGCCCGTGAAATTTACATGAATTTGCTCCTTGACCTCCTCGATCCGATCAATTGCCCTGCTATCCAATCCACAACACTCCTCACTCTCGTGACGGCCTTGCTGGACAATCCGGCCAACACGCGCACCTTTGAACAGCTCGATGGTCTGTTCACAGTGACATCCCTGTTCAAGCAGCGCGCAACATCGCGCGAGGTCAAGCTGAAACTTGTCGAGTTCCTTTACTTCTACCTGATGCCCGAGACCCCCACCAATCTCCCCGCAGGCGCCAATGCGTCCAGTCCGGGGATGCAGCGCAGAGGTCCACATTTGCGAAGCCCCAAAGGAAGTCGTCAATCAGCAAACGGGAGCCGTGCTACGCGCACGACAGATGAGAAACAAGCGCTGCTGGGCAGATATCTCAATAACGTGGCGGACTTGGTCGAAGATCTCAAAGAAACTGCGCCATTCGGAGCGACCGTCTATTGA
- a CDS encoding putative mitochondrial outer membrane protein (Sam35) (COG:S;~EggNog:ENOG410PNDK;~InterPro:IPR012336,IPR033468,IPR021211;~PFAM:PF10568,PF17171,PF17172;~antiSMASH:Cluster_3.5), which yields MTREGTMSDNVVTRTRDFFSVPAPIKRIFDRFPLTTYPPNDLPERTGTNAQGNRLFIFTDAASARRGRPSFNPQCLKWQAYLKFVGIDFEIVPSNNHASPTGALPFVLPALPLNTHVPIPASKVQKWAIEQVHCEEEQQLDVRFDVYASLLDHRIRNAWLYALYLDPENFDAVARRLYVKPATTSSVVRSALSIQLQQAAGDELLKSYKYIDVSDLEAEADNAFEALSTLLGNQQNFFDRPKPGLFDASVFAYTHLILDDGMGWKQNRLGQLLKKYKNLVQHRERLLRYF from the exons ATGACCCGGGAAGGCACAATGTCGGACAATGTCGTTACGCGCACCCGCGATTTCTTCTCCGTCCCTGCCCCGATAAAACGCATCTTCGACCGGTTTCCTCTGACCACATATCCTCCGAATGACCTTCCTGAACGGACAGGGACGAACGCACAGGGAAATCGGTTGTTTATATTCACAGACGCAGCAAGTGCCCGGCGTGGGAGACCGTCGTTCAACCCGCAATGTCTCAAGTGGCAG GCATATCTGAAATTTGTCGGAATTGACTTCGAGATCGTCCCTTCGAACAATCACGCATCCCCAACGGGAGCCCTTCCTTTCGTCCTTCCCGCCCTTCCATTGAACACACACGTCCCGATCCCAGCCAGCAAAGTACAAAAATGGGCCATTGAGCAGGTCCATTGCGAAGAGGAGCAGCAGCTGGATGTACGATTTGACGTATATGCATCGCTACTGGATCACCGGATACGGAATGCTTGG TTATACGCCTTGTATCTAGACCCGGAGAACTTTGATGCCGTCGCACGGCGGCTGTACGTCAAGCCAGCCACTACCAGCTCGGTAGTCCGGTCCGCTCTAAGCATCCAACTACAACAAGCCGCGGGCGACGAGCTCCTCAAATCGTACAAATACATCGATGTCAGTGATTTGGAAGCGGAGGCAGATAATGCATTCGAGGCTCTATCGACACTATTAGGGAATCAGCAGAACTTCTTCGACCGTCCTAAACCCGGGCTGTTTGATGCTAGCGTTTTcgcatacacgcatctgatCTTGGATGATGGAATGGGATGGAAACAGAACCGGTTGGGAcagttgttgaagaagtATAAGAATTTAGTGCAGCATCGGGAGCGGTTGTTAAGATACTTCTAA
- the mac1 gene encoding putative copper-activated transcription factor GRISEA (COG:S;~EggNog:ENOG410PS90;~InterPro:IPR036395,IPR001083;~PFAM:PF00649;~antiSMASH:Cluster_3.5;~go_component: GO:0005634 - nucleus [Evidence IEA];~go_function: GO:0003677 - DNA binding [Evidence IEA];~go_function: GO:0003700 - DNA-binding transcription factor activity [Evidence IEA];~go_function: GO:0005507 - copper ion binding [Evidence IEA];~go_process: GO:0006355 - regulation of transcription, DNA-templated [Evidence IEA]), producing MPLDEEGAKWSCEPCIRGHRSSKCQHFDRLMMKVPKAGRPLAKCPHPKGTCSCKKTYAVMIRIPKGSTCMCRPLYEVPIEDETDNASTRSTTTPVTIAPAITPSSVAPTPPPTIGKVQKTGRRQSNLQAAPENIARALESIAKAENERSDNGTCNDLPSYASQNQSFPTPYGPLAHQQPTVIQGQAHDISTPTAPESNSCCSGKAAAKPTQPPTQPPPEQPPEQPAQQGSCCGEQGPKLEQHAASEPRPEESGIDHRAMANGSTANGLSYPSFPAPTVPTWQNFHAPGHGNLVQPFPVHQPRTQAPVYYPPYATAPSYPYQNIPQSVGFTPMAMPAFPPTQPQSLSYTSPTAECSEHVCHCGDGCQCLGCASHPFNNTTRQHVQEMGLIVGLNGEEQNQHSPYSTNAAPTPLDYSVTAMNHYSGQTHSHHMGNGFSPHLSYAPDQFMEPSEYYTLEYPVGLPSSCSDVTGSCQCGNDCSCVGCLTHSGHNGFAFQPVSTEGVSFHASPPAQQSSPRLSRDPSVPSPSL from the exons ATGCCGCTCGACGAAGAGGGTGCAAAGTGGTCCTG TGAGCCATGTATTCGGGGCCATCGATCGTCAAAATGCCAGCATTTCGATCGACTGATGATGAAAGTCCCGAAGGCTGGACGGCCCTTGGCCAAATGTCCGCATCCCAAAGGAACGTGTAGTTGTAAGAAGACATACGCAGTGATGATTCGCATTCCAAAAG GATCAACCTGCATGTGTCGACCGTTGTACGAGGTACCTATCGAAGATGAAACCGATAATGCCTCTACCCGTTCGACGACAACACCAGTTACGATCGCTCCGGCCATTACTCCGAGCTCGGTAGCGCCGACTCCTCCGCCCACTATAGGAAAGGTCCAGAAAACTGGAAGAAGGCAGAGTAATCTTCAGGCGGCTCCCGAAAATATTGCTAGAGCATTGGAATCCATTGCCAAAGCTGAAAACGAGCGTTCTGACAATGGTACATGCAACGATTTGCCATCATACGCTTCGCAGAATCAAAGCTTCCCGACTCCATATGGTCCTCTGGCCCACCAGCAGCCAACTGTGATCCAGGGCCAAGCTCATGACATTAGCACACCCACGGCACCCGAGAGTAACAGCTGTTGCTCGGGCAAAGCAGCCGCCAAACCAACTCAACCACCAACTCAACCACCACCTGAGCAGCCGCCTGAGCAGCCGGCTCAACAGGGTTCTTGTTGTGGAGAGCAGGGACCGAAATTGGAACAACACGCCGCGTCCGAACCTAGACCAGAAGAAAGTGGCATCGATCATCGTGCAATGGCAAACGGTTCAACGGCAAATGGGTTATCTTACCCTTCGTTCCCTGCTCCAACTGTTCCAACTTGGCAGAATTTCCATGCTCCCGGTCACGGTAACTTGGTTCAACCCTTTCCGGTACATCAACCACGAACTCAAGCGCCCGTTTATTATCCTCCATACGCAACAGCGCCCAGCTATCCGTATCAAAACATACCACAGAGTGTCGGGTTCACACCAATGGCCATGCCAGCTTTCCCGCCGACCCAACCTCAGAGCCTTTCATACACGTCACCCACTGCTGAATGTTCGGAGCACGTATGTCACTGCGGTGATGGTTGCCAGTGCTTGGGGTGCGCCTCTCACCCGTTCAATAATACTACGAGACAACACGTTCAAGAGATGGGTCTTATAGTAGGCCTTAATGGTGAAGAGCAGAACCAGCACTCTCCATATTCCACAAACGCTGCTCCTACCCCGCTGGACTACTCTGTTACCGCCATGAACCATTACTCGGGGCAAACTCATTCGCACCACATGGGCAATGGCTTCTCGCCTCACCTCAGCTATGCACCAGATCAGTTCATGGAACCCTCCGAGTATTACACTCTGGAGTACCCTGTGGGATTGCCGAGCTCCTGCTCTGATGTGACTGGCAGTTGCCAATGCGGAAATGACTGCAGCTGCGTTGGCTGTCTTACACACAGCGGCCATAACGGCTTTGCCTTCCAGCCGGTTTCAACAGAAGGTGTTAGCTTCCACGCCAGCCCACCGGCTCAGCAATCAAGCCCGAGATTGTCGAGAGATCCGTCTGTTCCTTCGCCTAGTCTGTAA